A genomic segment from Triticum dicoccoides isolate Atlit2015 ecotype Zavitan chromosome 1A, WEW_v2.0, whole genome shotgun sequence encodes:
- the LOC119283709 gene encoding WRKY transcription factor WRKY24-like — protein MAMTPPSSFPPASPSSYFNMSSGFLDSPVLLTPSLFASPTTGAFPSHQFNWMGTPENDGLQGSTSQDEQRQYSGFTFQTTAPLPAVTTTTASSFLQSSMPMAQLVGDSYEQQQQPWSYQDTGMNGGARPAEFTTQFEPPTTSTIMATTAPDVLGNGAYSVPVPSGTAGYRVQSRQPSSDDGYNWRKYGQKQMKGSENPRSYYKCSFAGCPTKKKVEQAPDGQVTEIVYKGTHNHPKPQNPRRGSGSAVSSSYALQCHGANDASSDALSGTPENSSASYGEDETNGVSSRLAGAVGGGDDQFDDEEPDCKRWRSDGEATIMGVGNRTVREPRVVVQTMSDIDILDDGYRWRKYGQKVVKGNPNPRSYYKCTTPNCPVRKHVERASQDLRAVVTTYEGKHNHDVPAARGSAAAAARYRAATLQPAASYLQGAGGYSSLRPDGFGGVDGGGAPAEMSGFALSGFGNPSYSYPSMQEQQQQQSDAMYYDASRTKDEPRDDMFFGHSSMF, from the exons ATGGCCATGACGCCGCCGTCCTCCTTCCCGCCGGCGTCCCCGTCGTCGTACTTCAACATGTCCTCCGGGTTCCTCGACTCGCCGGTCCTCCTCACCCCCAGC CTATTCGCATCGCCGACGACGGGCGCATTCCCCTCGCACCAGTTCAACTGGATGGGGACGCCGGAGAACGACGGCCTGCAGGGAAGCACCAGCCAGGACGAGCAGCGGCAGTACTCCGGCTTCACGTTCCAGACGACGGCGCCGCTGCCGGCGGTGACCACCACGACCGCGTCCTCCTTCCTGCAGTCGTCCATGCCCATGGCTCAACTG GTGGGAGACTCgtacgagcagcagcagcaaccgtgGAGCTACCAAGACACGGGCATGAACGGGGGCGCGAGGCCGGCCGAGTTCACCACGCAATTCGAGCCGCCGACCACGTCGACCATCATGGCGACGACGGCGCCCGACGTGCTCGGGAACGGCGCCTACAGCGTCCCGGTGCCGTCGGGGACGGCCGGGTACCGCGTGCAGAGCCGGCAGCCGTCGTCGGACGACGGCTACAACTGGCGCAAGTACGGGCAGAAGCAGATGAAGGGGAGCGAGAACCCGCGCAGCTACTACAAGTGCTCCTTCGCCGGCTGCCCCACCAAGAAGAAGGTGGAGCAGGCGCCCGACGGTCAGGTCACCGAGATCGTCTACAAGGGCACGCACAACCACCCCAAGCCGCAGAACCCGCGCCGGGGCTCCGGCTCGGCGGTGTCGTCGTCGTACGCGCTGCAGTGCCACGGGGCCAacgacgcgtcgagcgacgcgctcTCCGGCACGCCCGAGAACTCCTCGGCGTCCTACGGGGAGGACGAGACGAACGGCGTGAGCTCGAGGCTGGCCGGAGCCGTCGGTGGCGGTGATGATCAGTTCGACGACGAGGAGCCTGACTGCAAGAGATGGAggagcgacggcgaggcgacgattATGGGCGTCGGCAACCGGACGGTGCGGGAGCCGAGGGTCGTCGTCCAGACGATGAGCGACATCGACATCCTCGACGATGGCTACCGGTGGCGCAAGTACGGGCAGAAGGTGGTCAAGGGCAACCCAAACCCGAG GAGCTACTACAAGTGCACGACGCCCAACTGCCCGGTGCGGAAGCACGTGGAGCGCGCGTCGCAGGACCTGCGGGCCGTGGTCACCACGTACGAGGGCAAGCACAACCACGACGTGCCGGCTGCGCGCGGGAGTGCCGCCGCAGCAGCACGGTACCGCGCCGCGACGCTGCAACCGGCCGCGAGCTACCTGCAGGGCGCCGGCGGCTATTCCAGCCTTCGCCCCGACGGGTTCGGcggcgtcgacggcggcggcgcgccCGCGGAGATGAGCGGGTTCGCGCTGTCCGGGTTCGGCAACCCCTCGTACTCGTACCCGAGCAtgcaggagcagcagcagcaacagagcgACGCGATGTACTACGACGCCTCGAGGACCAAGGACGAGCCGAGGGACGACATGTTCTTCGGCCACTCGTCGATGTTCTGA
- the LOC119283720 gene encoding uncharacterized protein LOC119283720, whose amino-acid sequence MVPNGNGNLKADTQQVESKTSENDPGVTDVNSLSTQNVSKQGNQRSGCLNFVNRFSSGAHFKKLGPSPSVKFRQLALQRDDFSRSIHSDNHDNHEHFRLIRKINWGHLWAMGKDWIRQPLNMALFVWIAVVSVSGAILFMVMTGMLNHALPSKSERDAWFEVNNQILNALFTLMCLYQHPMRIYNFVLLCRWDQKDILRLRKEYCKNGTYKPNEWMHMMVVVVFLNLNCFAQYALCGLNIGYRRSERPPLGVAVTISFAFGAALFASVYNIVSPLGKDYDAELREGDPEAQAGVTSTEGARPATSGRSLERRYSFLQSDERRFVESRPEWVGGLSDFWDSITIAYLSIFCSCCVFGWNVQRLGFGNMYVHIATFLLFCLAPFFIFNLAAVNINNETLREALGLTGIALCFFGLLYGGFWRIQMRKRFNLPGNPFCCRNPDVTDCFQWLCCCSCSLAQEVRTADYYDIAEERSYRGQVNGESQRVMSPLAREDGLPLFKSTPASPYRSSTGTAGQSIFIMESPSAPRRSSGATPPGSSPANGGDRAMKAPAPSVLHREGEDES is encoded by the coding sequence ATGGTCCCTAATGGTAATGGAAACCTCAAAGCTGATACTCAACAAGTAGAGTCAAAGACATCAGAAAATGATCCCGGAGTCACAGATGTCAACAGTCTTTCCACTCAAAATGTTTCAAAACAGGGAAATCAACGGAGTGGGTGCCTCAACTTTGTGAATCGCTTTTCTAGTGGTGCCCACTTTAAGAAGCTGGGTCCTTCTCCTTCAGTCAAGTTTCGACAGCTTGCACTTCAGCGTGATGATTTTTCACGTTCAATCCATTCTGACAACCATGACAATCACGAACATTTTCGATTAATCAGGAAAATTAACTGGGGTCATCTGTGGGCAATGGGCAAGGATTGGATAAGGCAGCCTCTTAACATGGCCCTTTTTGTCTGGATTGCTGTTGTTTCTGTATCTGGTGCAATACTCTTCATGGTTATGACCGGGATGCTGAATCATGCTTTGCCTAGCAAATCAGAAAGAGACGCCTGGTTTGAAGTGAACAACCAAATTTTGAATGCATTATTCACACTCATGTGCCTTTACCAACACCCGATGCGGATCTATAACTTTGTGCTCTTGTGTCGATGGGACCAAAAGGACATTTTAAGGCTTAGGAAAGAATACTGCAAAAATGGGACATATAAGCCTAATGAGTGGATGCACATGATGGTGGTTGTGGTCTTTCTTAATCTGAACTGCTTCGCCCAGTATGCCTTGTGTGGTCTCAACATAGGGTACCGCAGATCTGAAAGGCCTCCCCTTGGTGTCGCCGTGACTATTTCTTTTGCATTTGGGGCTGCTCTATTCGCTAGTGTGTATAACATTGTGAGTCCTCTTGGGAAGGATTATGATGCAGAGCTGAGAGAAGGTGATCCAGAAGCACAAGCCGGGGTCACATCAACTGAAGGCGCCAGGCCAGCAACTTCAGGGAGGTCACTTGAgagaagatactcttttcttcaaaGCGACGAGCGCCGTTTCGTGGAGAGCAGGCCTGAGTGGGTCGGCGGGCTATCAGATTTCTGGGACAGCATAACCATTGCATACTTGTCAATTTTCTGCAGCTGCTGTGTTTTCGGGTGGAATGTTCAGAGGCTTGGGTTCGGCAACATGTACGTCCACATTGCAACATTCCTGCTCTTTTGCCTGGCTCCGTTCTTCATCTTCAACCTGGCAGCAGTCAACATCAACAACGAAACCCTGCGAGAGGCGCTGGGGCTCACCGGCATCGCGCTGTGCTTCTTCGGTTTGCTGTACGGCGGCTTCTGGAGAATACAGATGAGGAAGAGATTCAACCTCCCTGGGAACCCCTTCTGCTGCCGTAACCCCGACGTCACGGACTGCTTCCAGTGGCTGTGCTGCTGCTCGTGCTCTCTCGCTCAGGAGGTGAGGACCGCTGATTACTATGACATTGCAGAGGAGAGGTCGTACAGAGGGCAGGTAAATGGGGAGAGTCAGCGTGTGATGTCCCCATTGGCTCGTGAAGACGGTCTGCCGCTTTTCAAGTCAACTCCAGCCTCGCCGTACAGGAGCAGCACAGGCACGGCTGGTCAGTCCATTTTCATCATGGAGAGCCCATCAGCTCCGCGGAGGTCGTCCGGTGCGACCCCTCCCGGTTCTTCTCCGGCAAACGGCGGCGACAGGGCGATGAAGGCGCCTGCTCCATCTGTCTTACACAGAGAAGGTGAAGATGAATCGTAG